A genomic region of Candidatus Zixiibacteriota bacterium contains the following coding sequences:
- a CDS encoding spore germination protein GerW family protein produces the protein MPNNVSEILKNIVGELKEMARSQTIVGEAITVGNKTVIPLVKVTVGFGAGGGQRSKESAEDFGGGGGGGAQVEPAAFIIIDGDKVSFLSSKAGKLDNLIEAVPALIGKFLDRKMEAKETKSETE, from the coding sequence ATGCCCAATAATGTATCTGAGATTTTGAAAAATATTGTCGGGGAATTGAAAGAGATGGCGCGCTCACAGACAATAGTCGGTGAAGCGATTACAGTTGGCAATAAGACGGTAATACCGCTGGTGAAAGTAACGGTCGGCTTTGGCGCCGGCGGGGGACAGCGCTCGAAGGAATCGGCGGAAGATTTCGGGGGCGGCGGTGGCGGCGGCGCTCAGGTCGAACCGGCGGCGTTTATCATAATCGATGGCGACAAAGTCTCCTTCCTCTCCAGCAAAGCGGGAAAGCTTGACAATCTAATTGAAGCGGTTCCGGCCCTAATCGGCAAGTTTCTTGACCGCAAAATGGAAGCAAAAGAGACTAAGAGCGAAACCGAATAG
- the nth gene encoding endonuclease III, protein MRESFASLKGRVRKIIALLKKAYPNAACSLNFQTPHQLLVATILSAQCTDERVNAVTPSLFKKYKSPSDFAAADLSELENDIRSTGFFRNKAKAIKESSRLLEEKYRGEMPQTLDELIQLPGVGRKTASVVLGAAFGKAEGIVVDTHVARLSRRLGWTSHDDPFKIEQDLMKLIPRDDWIIIAHLLIDHGRAVCMARQPHCRDCLLSRLCPSASKYLKVSKN, encoded by the coding sequence ATGAGAGAATCTTTTGCATCCTTAAAAGGTCGCGTTCGAAAAATTATCGCCCTTTTGAAAAAGGCGTACCCCAACGCCGCCTGCTCGCTCAATTTCCAGACGCCACACCAATTATTGGTGGCGACCATTCTCTCGGCGCAGTGCACCGATGAAAGGGTCAATGCCGTAACGCCGTCTCTGTTTAAAAAATACAAAAGTCCCTCTGATTTTGCCGCAGCCGATTTATCGGAACTGGAGAATGATATCCGCTCCACCGGATTTTTCCGCAATAAGGCGAAGGCGATAAAAGAGTCCTCCCGACTGCTTGAGGAGAAATACCGGGGCGAAATGCCGCAAACGCTCGACGAACTAATCCAGCTCCCTGGGGTCGGCCGCAAGACCGCTTCTGTCGTGCTCGGCGCCGCTTTTGGGAAAGCGGAGGGGATTGTGGTCGATACTCATGTCGCCCGCCTCTCTCGGCGACTGGGATGGACTTCTCATGATGACCCCTTCAAGATAGAACAGGACCTGATGAAACTGATTCCGCGCGATGACTGGATTATTATTGCACACCTGCTTATCGACCATGGCCGCGCTGTCTGTATGGCGCGCCAGCCGCATTGCCGCGACTGCCTTCTATCCCGACTCTGTCCTTCTGCAAGCAAATATCTGAAAGTCAGCAAAAACTGA
- the prmC gene encoding peptide chain release factor N(5)-glutamine methyltransferase, which yields MDKREFQNLIKNAEKKLEAAGIESPTAEVEIILEHLLDVERLSLYLHGAQLIDDSILGKFREIVDKRITRYPLQYILGEAWFYGRKFRVTPAVMIPTPETEILCDLAINYLKNESIAAPEILDVGVGSGVISVTVAAELPNARVTALDISPEALEVACQNAVALGQSGRIDFVRTDGFDALPESGKFDLILSNPPYIAEDEYKSLPTEVLADPKISLVSGKEGLDFIRRLIQDSPRFLKEKGRLMFEIGYDQADKILELTKDDNRYRSLSIIKDLNNIDRVVILSI from the coding sequence ATGGATAAGCGGGAATTCCAGAACTTAATCAAAAACGCTGAAAAGAAACTGGAAGCGGCCGGAATTGAATCCCCAACGGCCGAAGTGGAAATCATCCTCGAGCATCTTCTCGACGTCGAAAGGCTCAGTCTTTATCTGCACGGCGCCCAACTCATCGACGACAGCATCCTCGGCAAATTCCGGGAGATAGTCGATAAACGTATCACCCGCTACCCGCTGCAATATATTCTGGGGGAAGCCTGGTTTTACGGACGAAAATTCAGAGTTACTCCGGCGGTGATGATTCCGACCCCGGAAACCGAAATCCTCTGCGACCTGGCGATAAATTATCTGAAAAACGAATCTATCGCCGCTCCGGAAATCCTCGATGTCGGGGTCGGCTCAGGAGTTATCTCCGTGACAGTTGCCGCGGAACTTCCCAACGCCCGGGTCACCGCGCTGGATATATCTCCGGAAGCGCTCGAAGTCGCCTGCCAAAATGCTGTCGCGCTGGGTCAAAGCGGTCGGATTGATTTTGTGCGGACCGACGGTTTTGACGCCTTGCCCGAATCCGGGAAATTTGACCTGATTCTGTCGAACCCCCCTTACATTGCGGAAGATGAATATAAATCGCTTCCGACCGAGGTTCTCGCCGACCCCAAAATCTCCCTTGTCTCCGGAAAAGAAGGGCTCGACTTCATCCGCCGTCTCATCCAAGACTCCCCCCGCTTCCTCAAAGAGAAAGGACGCCTAATGTTTGAAATTGGATATGACCAGGCGGATAAAATATTGGAACTGACCAAAGATGACAACCGCTATCGCTCCCTTTCAATTATCAAGGACCTCAACAATATCGACCGGGTGGTGATTTTGAGCATATGA